The Bernardetia sp. ABR2-2B DNA window ACCTAAAGAAGCATACCCAGCTTGTATCAGAATGAGTAAATATGGTTTTGGTAAAAAAGTAATTTTGTCAGAATAATTTGAAAGACAAAGTGATTTTTCTTCATCTTCTCTTTTTGGAAGAGTAGGAAAAGTAATTGGAGTGCGAAAGTCAAGAATTTTTTCTCCTTCTTGATTTGTTCCATACAAAGTCCCTTTCTTTGTGTCAGAATCCCAAAAAATAGACTCCATAGAATCATCTAAGGAAGCTAATCGTTCTATTAAATCTATTGAATCTGAATAATCCATTTTGTGTGTGTATCACAGACTTCCTAGTCTGTGCAAAAGTGAAAAAGAGTTTTTGAATAAGAAATACTTTATACGTGTTCTGTGGCACATAGAACAAGGTTCGTTTATCTATTCTAATTTTAATCTAAATAATAATACTTTGTCAGGTTTTTCGTATTCTCCTCTTTCTATATAAAAAACGTCATAGTATTTATTTTTTGTTCTTTGATAATATTGAACGACACTAGAAAAAGCAATTTTAATTGGTGTTGAAGTTCCTTTTGATTTACCTGTTGTTATTGTTTGTCCTTGTGTATTATCAACAAAAACAAAACCTTCACAATTAGAACAAGGTGTATCATTGACATAAATTATAAATAAATAATCTAGCAGAAAGTCTATTTTATCTTTATCTGATACTTTAATGGTTAGTTCTTCTTTGCTGAAAGTATTTAACTCTACTACTTTCACTTGATTATAATATACATGCCAATAATCTAACGTATCAGCTTTCGCAACGCTGAAAAATCCAATAAGAAGAAAGACTAAAAAGATTAATTTTTTCATTAAAGATAATAGTTTAGAAAAAAACAATAATTTACCTATTCAAAACAACTTTTACCGTATTAGTTCCAACAGCATTATCTTGAAGTGAACGAATATAAATTTTACAGATATACATTCCATTTTTGACAAGTTCACCTTCGTTTCCTCTACCATTCCACGAAATATTTGTAAAACTTCCATTATTATCTTGATAATTTTGGCGAATTGTTCTGACTGCTCTTCCCAAAACATCATAAACCACCAAAATAACCTCTATATCATCGCCTGTACGAGTATGAGTAACATCGAAATCAACACTACTCCAAAAAGGGTTTGGAAAAGGTGTAATTTTTGTAATTTCGATAGGCTTGTTTTCTACATAAAAATCAACTTCAATGGTAGTAGGATTAGAATAATTATCCCAAACAGTAAAAGTAAGTGTGTGTTTGCCAACTGTTAAGTCTTGCAACGGAAAAGCGATTGTTCCCTTCTGATAACTTCCTTCATCATATTCAAAATAATCGTTCAGAATAAAAGTTTGTGTTGCTTCTCCATCCAAAACGGCTGTTATTTCTCTTCCCACACCATAACCAGTCAAATTAATTCCATTCTCATCACTAATTTCTGCCAAAAAAGTTGTATTTGAAGGAACTTTTGCACCAGAAACAAACGTCTTATCTTCTATCCAAATCTGTGCTGTTGGTGCTGCATTATCAGTTGGTGGATTAGTGTTACTTGCTCCAATCTGAATGCCATAAAATCCATTTGCATCTCTATTTTGAGTTTCATGTTTGGCATACATAACTACTCTTCCACTCGCCAAATTATAATTTATATCCTTCGAAACTACAAAGGTAATTTCAAATCTGCCTTCATTAATTCTTACTTTTCCTCTATATAAAACATTCTGCCAATCGTTATAAAACGTAGGTTGGGATTCATCTCCGTAGGTTCTAAGTTCAGCAGGTTTGTCATAAATGGTAATATCCAAATCGCCAGAAAAATCAGAGCTTAAAGTATTATTATTTACAATCTGTCCAGAAAGAGTAACTTTATCTAATGCTTTTACAGACTCTACAACGCTTCCATTTGCTCTTACTTCTGTAATAATGGCTTCTGCTTTTGGATAGTTTAGACGAAGCGCAGGGTCTCCTAAAAGTGTAAAATTTCTATTTAATTTCGAAAGACTTTCATTTTTGGTTGCCTTAATAACATCTCCTAATCTTGGCATTTCTCCATTTGGCAAACGCTTAAAAACATTGTTATAAAACGCTTTTGCCAAAATAAAATTTGTCGAAGCTGTTACGGGTCGTGTTGTCGTTACGAGCGCAATTCCTCCTCCATCTTCATTTGTCATTAATCTTTCTCCTACTGAAAAAACTTGAGGGTTATCGTAGCGTCCAAACTCACATGTCGCTGTAACAAACATAGGTAAATTGTTAAGGTTTTTCCAATTTGAAACCGAAGCCAAATCTACCACAGCTTCTGTAGCCAAACTAGCTTCTGAACCGTGTCCCATATAATTGACAATCAAAGAACCATTGTTTACATTCTGATTTAGACTTTCACGTACTTTTGGTGAAAACTTTCCATTTGAGGTAGAAATTTGAGGAAAAGCATCAACATATAATTTTTCTGCTTGATAACCTTTATATCCTTCAACAATTTCGATGAGCTGTTCAGAATCTCTCAAATGAATATTTCCATCGCCATCATCAGCTACAAAAACGACTTTATTTCTCCATTTTCCTAACGTCTGTGGAAGCGAATAACCAATAATTTTATCAACAACTAAATTTGCTTGACTAGCATTTCTGACAGGAATACGTCCGATTCCAATATCTAAATCTTCTCTCTGAACTTGAAAAGTTTCTGCCCATTCTCCTTCATTATCTTCCAAAAGACCATAAAAATCTTCTGATGAAAACGTTTCGACAGGCTCTAAAGATTGCCTAGACTGATACACAGGAACAAAATTATTATTTGCCTGAACTCTATCTTTATAATCATAACTTGTGTCTCCAAAAAGAAGTAAATATTTCAATTTGTCATTTTGATTTTTGTATAAAAAACGAACAAAATCACGAATAGCAGAAACATCTTGCTTTCCAGATGAAAACTCATTCCAAATCTGATTTACCGTTATTACCAATACTTCCATATCGTCATTTTCGCTATGAAAAGCAGCTAATTTTTGAGCTGCATCTAAAAAGTCTGTATGCGTAATAATCAAAAAATCAGGCGTAGAAAGACCGTGTAAATTTTGATTAGTCAAAGCCGTTATTTCTACTGGTGCAGGTAATTCTGCATTTATATCAAAGGCAACTAATTCTTGTAAACTTCTATTTGTGCGAACTGTAAAAGCATTTGGATTAGAAGAGCTAACAGGAATTTCTTGAATATCAAATAAATTATTTATGCTCCAAACACGCATAGAAGCAGGTTTTTGAGCAAACTCAAAACTAGCAATTTCATTTTGAGAAGAAGCTATCGAACGAAAATGTGTGTTTTGTTTGTAAAATGATAGAGTACGAGTAAATTCTAAAGTCAGAAAATCTAAATTACCAAAGGCTGTATTATCTGTTTTATTATAGGTAACTTTTACAGGAAGAGAAGCTACCGAAGAACTAATATTTGATGAAAAAGTAGCTGTATTGATATCTCCTTTTTTTGAATAGGTAGAAATTTGAGAAGCTGCAATAGGAAGTTTTCCAAACTCTTGACCTGCCACAGAAAAGCTATAATCACTAGCACGAGATGAATACGCTGTTGCCGAGGCACGTAACAAAACAGGACGAGAAGTAACCAAACCTTCGGACTCAAAATCAATAGTTTCTTCTACAACAAAATCAAAACGTTCTCCAAACCACATTCTACCAGAACCTCCACCACCAGAGTTTGCTAAATCTCCGATGATATTTACTTCGTCTAATTCGTGATGTGCTATTTCATTGTAGGTTGTAATTTTTGTTCCTCCACTTAGGCTTTCAGCTGTCTGAATGCGTTTTCCTGTCTGATTTCCTACTTTAAGATAATAATAATTAAAATCATCATATAGGTTTTTCTCAAAACTAAATTTTAAAGCATCATTTGCTTGTGCATCATAGGTATGAACATCGGCTGCTTGTGCATAAAAAAGAATATAATCTCCTGTACCAAAGGTATTATCATTTTCCAATTCTATAAAAATAGGATTTTCTTTCAAATCTGAAATACGTAGTGCCGAATTTGCTTGAGGGAGCATTCCTCCACCATTTCCAAAAATCTGAATATTATTTGGGTTTATAGAAGAAGGATTCAGACCTGCCGTTTGAAGGTCTTGAAAGGTAATTTTGTGTACTCCTTTTTCTTCTATTTTGAGTTTCAAAATTTGTCCGTCTGAAAGAACAGAGTTTTGAGCAAAACTAGTAGAAATAAAGAAAAAAGTAAGAACAACTGAAAATGAATACTGAATATATTTTGATGTATGAAGATTCATAGAATTTATTTTACGATATAAATTTGTAGGACTGGTCGGTTTTTTTGGTGTATACTACTGATTATCAAGTTTTTGTTTGATAAAACAGTTTGTAAAGATACAATTTTTTCAATTATTTATTTTCTTAAAAATTTGGAAATCCACGAATCTTACAAAAACATTTCACTTTTCCGAAGTATCTTTTATGAGGCTTTAGAAATAAAATTTCATAAGTTTTTTATAGCTAAATCCTTCTCATTTGAATAATTTGATTTCAAAGAAACAGGCTTTCAAAAAAATCTTGTATTTTAGAGAAAAAAACAACTAAATCTGCTAAAAATGAATAAATCGTGGCTGCCTTGGATTGAGATAGGTTATACTACTTTTGCTTATCAAGGAATGGAAGAGTTGAAGATAGAACGATTGGCAAAAAAAGTAGGTAAAAACAAATCATCGTTTTATCATCATTTTGCTGACATGGAAATATTTATTAGCCAACTTTTAAAATATCATATTGAACAGTCCAAAATTTTAGCTATAAAAGAAGGAAACTGTATTTCTAAAGAAGAGCTTATTGATATTTTGGTAGAACATAAAACAGACTTACTCTTCAACAGACAGTTGCGTATTCATCGTCAAAAAAAAGAATTTGAAGACTGTTTTGTCAAAACAAACGAAATTACGCTTCCTAATTTTTTAAATCTTTGGTCAGAAATATTAGGTTTAACAGGAAATACCGACCTATCTAAAATGATGCTCAATCTAAGTCTTGAAAACTTCTATTTACAGATTACTGAAAAGACATTGAATCATACTTGGTTAAATAATTACTTCAAAGAATTACAACGCTTAACAAAAGAATTCAAACGCACTTCTCAAATAAATCTTCCTATATTGAACGGTAGCGTCTAAAATTACTCCTCTCAATTCTTCAATTTTGTATTAATTAATCATTCAATTATATACAAAATTTGAAATTATGCAATCTTTGAAACGACAACCACTTTTATTTATAACACTTCTTCTACAAGCTATTGTGGTATTTATTTATACGGCTTATGTAGGTCTGCAAGATGGATGGATTTTTATAGAAGTGGCTATTACTAACCTTACTTCTCTTACTTGGAACGGACAATTTACGGCTGACTTTAGCTGTTACCTATTACTTTCTGGGTTGTGGATAATGTGGAGAAACAAATTTTCTATTTCTTCTATTTTCATTGCTTTATTTGCTATGGTATTAGGTATAATAATATTTGCTCCTTATTTCATTTGGCTTCTCTACAATGAAAAAGGAAACTTAATTAAAGTATTGATAGGAACAAGAAATTAATTATTCAAAATTCTATTTTTTATTAAATCATCAAATACAATTTTATAATATGACTACTTCACAAAACTCTAAATTCAGAACACAATCATTTCATAAATTTTGGCTCAAGATTACAGCTATTGTAGTAGGAATTGCAGCTCCAATATTTTTTCTAGGAACAATGATAGAAACATCAGAAGCTGCTCGTCTGACTTTAGACATACTGAGCTACCCAATAGATGGCAATATCACATACAAATCTAATGATGTCCGTTTTTTATCAGCTCTGACAGGTGGCTTTTTGTTAGGTTGGGGAGTTATGATTTGGCTGCTTTCTAGTTGGGTTTATGACAAAGCACCAGAAGCTGTACGAAAGGTTGTTTTGATAGGACTTTTATCTTGGTTTTGCTTAGATAGTACAGGTTCTATCGCATCAAGTAATTCTTCAAATGCAATATTTAATATTTTTGTATTACTCCTTGCCGTTGGTCCTTTGTGGTTACCAGCTAAATCTGAATATTAAAAAAGGATAGCCTGACTGTTTGGATTATCAAAAAATCTTGTAATTTAGAGAAAATAAAAAATCTCTCAAATCATACAAGAAAATGAAACAGTTTCTACTCTCTCTTTTATTTGGCTTTTTCCTTTGCATTTCTATAATATTTCCTAGCTTCTCTCAACTAACTGATGATTTTTCAGATGGAGATTTTACAAATAACCCCACTTGGAACGGTGGAAACTCTGTAAATGCAAGTGTAGGTTTTCAGGTCAATGGAAGCAATCAATTACAGCCAGATTTACCAACTGGAGGAAGTGGAACTCGCACGGCTTACCTTTCTACACCCATTATAGTCAATCCAACAACGACTAATTATGAATGGAATTTTGATGTAGAATTGACTTTTACCTCTCCAAACCCACCAAACAATACCAATAAAGCAGAAATTTATTTGCTTTCTGACCGAAATGACCTTTCTGGTTCTCTAAACGGTTATTTTATTGAAATTCAAGATGTTGTTACCTTGCAAAGAAAAGTTGGAAATACCGAAACGGTTATTCCTCTTTCAAACGGAACGACTACGCCACTTTCTAACCCTGTGAGTGTTTCTGTGCGTGTGATTTATATTGCTGATACTGGTTCTGGTGGTTCTTGGCTCGTTTTTGTTAATGGAGTTTTGCAAGGAGAAGCGACTGAAACGATTAGCATTGCGCCTTCCCATTTTGGAGTTTTGTATAATTATTCTGCCAATTCAAGAAGAGAAAGTTTTTTGTTTGATAACGTAACCATTGCGCCCTACATAGACAATACGCCACCAACAGTTACAGGTGTTTTGGGAGCTGCGCCTAATCAAATTAGAGTTTCTTTTGATGAGCCTTTGAATATTGCTTCCCTTCAAAATACTGATTTTAATGTGGCAGGTTTTGGCAATCCAACACAGATAACAGCCGAACCCAATCAAGCACAAAACTTTAGACTTACTTTTGCTATTAACTTTACGGTCGGAACTTCTTATACTTTAGATGTACAAGATTTTGAAGACCGTTTTGGAAATGTAATCGTTCCTTCTTCTACGCCTTTTACTTTCAATGATAATGCTGCTCCACTTGGGCAAACTTTGACTGTCCTTAGTCCTACAACTTTACAGTTAGATTTCACAGAAGAAGTAACCACAGCCACAGCACAAAACACAGCAAATTACAATCTTGCAGGAAATACGGCTTTGTCTGCTGTTCGTGATAATACCAATTTTAAGCGTGTTTATTTGACCTTTTCTAATGAATTTGATGATAATACAATTTCTTCTTTAGACATTTCGAATATTGCAGACCCAGCAGGAAACGCAATGCCAGTTACTCAAACGCTTACTTTCAATTACGATACCGACCGTCCAGATGTTTGTTTCTTGGGTTGCGTACAGGCTCTTTCTGCTAATCAGCTTAGAGTCATTTTTGATGAAGATATAGACCCAGTTTCTGCTCAAATTATTGGAAATTATGAGGTTTTGGATGGAATTGGAAATCCTACTTCTGCCGTTTTGGAAACTTCAAGCACTGTTTTGATTAATTTTTCGTCTTCTTTTACTCCTCAACAAGTTTATGAGCTTAGAATCCGAAATGTAAAAGATTTACAAAACAACTCAATGACAACTCGTACAAGGGAATTTTCCTTTGACCCTCTTTCGCCTTCAGTGATTTTAGCTATTTTACTTCCCAATAACCAAATTGAACTCACTTTTTCAGAAACAGTAGAAAGTTCGTCTAGTCAAGATGTCTCAAACTACTCTTTGGATAATGGAATTGGAAATCCTACAAGTGCCATTTTATTGTCTTTTGATACAAAACGAGTTCGTCTTACTTTTGGAAGTTCTTTAAATGATATTTCAAACCTTACTCTGACAGTTCAAAATGTAAATGATTTACAAGGAAATGCTTCAACTCCCCAAACCTTTAATTTTAATACATTAGCTCCAAGCATTTCAAAAATAGATGTTCTTTCAAGAACACAGATTCAAGTTACTTTCTCTGAAAATGTAGAGACTTCGACATCTCAAAATACAGCAAATTATACTGTAAACAATGGTCTTGGTAATCCGATAGTACTTGCTCCACTTTCTCCTAATATTATCATTTTAACTTTTTCAAATGACTTTATCGTAGCAGAAAATTATACGTTAACAGTTCAGAACGTACAGGATTTAAATTCTAATGCTATTATTTCAAGTTCAAGAACATTCGTTTATCGTCCTAGAATTACAAATGTTTCGGTTGTTTCTCCAACAGTTTTAGAAATTGATTTTGATTACCCTCCTACTATTGCCGATGCACAAAATATTGGAAAATATGGCGTTGATAATTCGATATTCAGTCCGTTATCAGCACAACTTGTAAATGGAGAGACTACAAAATTTCGCCTTACTTTCGGTTCTGTTTTCGTTCCAAATCTAGATTACACACTTACAGCAGGGTTTTTTAACCTTCAAAATGAAGAAATTGCACCTGTTTCAGACCATATTTTCCGTAGAGACACGCAGCCACCAAGTGTTTTGAGTGTCTTGGTTTTAGATGATAATGAAACTCAGCTTACTTTTTCAGAAGAAATTGAAGAAGTTACGGCAGAAGCATTAAATCATTATAATCTATCAGGTTTTGGGCAGCCGATTGATGCAAACCAAACTTCTCCTACTACGGTAGAATTAGAATTCAATTCAGATTTTCAGCCTTCTACAACCTATTCATTAACTGTAAATTCTATCCAAGATTTATTGGGAAATACGCTCACAAATCAAACGGTTACTTTTTCTTTGCCAACGCCACCTGCTCCAAATTCACTGGTTATTACGGAAATTATGGCAGACGAAGACCCACAAGTTGGCTTACCAGCTTACGAGTATATCGAAATCTATAACGCTTCAAATGCTACACAATCTTTGCAGGGAACAAAACTCTACGACGGAGAAGGTTTTTCTAATTTTGCGACTTTGGGAAGTTATAGTTTAGGAGCAGGTCAGTATTTAATTTTATGTGGTAATTCGGCTTTTGATAGTCTTTCACAGTTTGGAAATACACTTGCTGTTACATCTTTTCCTTCGCTTTCCAATACGGGCGAAACGCTGCGTTTGGTAGGGGCAGATGATGTAGAAATTTCAAAAATCACTTATTCATCGTCGTGGTATCAAGACGAACAAAAAGATGATGGAGGATATTCTTTGGAAAGAATTGATATAAATTCAGACTGTGAAAGCCCTGCAAATTGGATAGCTTCAAATGACCCACGAGGAGGAACACCAGCAGCTCAAAATTCAGTTTTTGGAACAGTAAATGATACGATTCCACCAAATTTAGTGAGTGTTTTCTTAGGACAAAATGGAACTACTGACAGTTTAGAAGTCAATTTTTCTGAATCTCTGGACAGTTTGGATTTAGTAAATACTTCTTTTTATTCTGTTGATAATGGACTTTCTATTTCAGAAATTATTTATAAAAATGATAGACAGGTAGTTTTAAAATTTGGTTCGGCATTGTCTTCTTCTGCCATTTATACTTTGATAATTCAAAACATTGAAGATTGTGCAGGTAATAATATTACAGCAGGAATTAGAAACATATCTACTTTTGGAGTAGGCAGAATGCCAAATCAGTACGAACTTATCATTACCGAAATTATGGCAGATGAAGACCCACAAGTTGGATTGCCAAAAGCTGAATATTTAGAGATTTATAATGCGACAAATTCGCCTTTGAACCTTGGAACAGTAAAATTATCTGATGTTACAAACACGATTGACTTACCTTCTTTCTTGATTGCTCCAACATCTTATTTGATTTTGTGTACCACTTCAAAAGTAGATAGTTTGAGAAGCGTTGCAGGGCAAAACGTTTTAGGAGTTTCTGGTTTTCCATCGCTCAATAATTCAGGAGAAAAGTTAGTTTTGAGAGATTCTACAAATGCAGAAATTCATAGCGTAGATTATAAAACGTCTTGGTACGGCGACCTTCAAAAAGCAAACGGAGGATATTCCTTAGAAATGATAGACAAAACCAATTTCTGTGGAGAAGAAAGCAACTGGAAAGCCTCCGAAGACCCACGAGGAGGAACACCAGCAGCCGAAAATTCGGTTTCTGCACCTAATCCAGATAATGAAAGCCCTGTTTTATTAGAAGTTAGAATAATAAACACTACGGCAAATGCAACAGAAATTTTACTTACTTTTTCTGAAAAATTAGATTCACTTTCTGCTGTCAATATTGCAAATTATTCTATTTCAGGAATTGGAATTGATAGCATTTCTCAGCCTACAAATAATGAAGTTCTATTAAAAACATCTTCCCCTCTAAACTCTTCAATTAGCTATACTTTGAGAGTTCAAAATCTTACAGATTGTGCAGGAAATATCATTCAAGCTACTACAAGAACTATTGGAATTGGAAGAATGCCAACTTTTGGAGAGCTTTTAATTACCGAAATAATGGCAGACGAAGACCCACAAGTTGGCTTACCAGATGCTGAATATTTAGAGATTTTCAATACAACAAACGACCTTTTGAATTTGGGAACAGTTCGCCTTTTTGATGCAACAAATAGTGTAATTTTGCCAGAAGTCGCTATTTCGCCAAACAGTTATCTTACGCTGACCACGACTTCAAAAGTAGATTCATTTTTAGTTCAGAATATTGAGGTTTTGGGTGTTCCTTCAATGGTTAGTTTGAATAACGGAGGAGAACTTTTACAGCTTAGAAATATTGATGGACAACTTTTGCATGAGGTAAATTATTCTACTTCGTGGTACAGAGATTCTGAAAAATCTAATGGTGGTTATGCCTTGGAAATGATTGATACAGAAAATCTATGTGGAGAGGCGCAAAATTGGAGAGAATCAGAAGACCCAAGAGGAGGAACACCAAGCCAAGAAAATTCGGTAGCTGCACCAAATCCAGATAATGAAAGACCTACTATTACAACGGTTGCATTAATCGGAACTAATAGAATTTCTGTTACTTTTTCTGAAAAAATGGATAGTCTTTCTATCGTAAATCCCTCAAATTATGGCTTACAAAATGCAACTATTGAAACGATAAATTGGCAAGAAAATAACCAAATCGAAATTGAGTTTTCTCCAAACTTAGAACCAAATCAAGTCATTATTCTGACGATTAGTAATGTAGAAGATTGTGCAGGAAATAGTCTTTTAGAGAGTGAGAGTTTTGAGTTGGGAATTGGAGCAACACCTTTGGAGTTTGAAGTTTTGATAACAGAAATTATGTCTGACCCAGACCCAGCCGTAGGACTTCCAAACCGTGAGTATCTTGAAATCTATAACAATTCAGATAAGCGTTTGGATATTGGAAAACTGACTCTTACAGATGCCACAAATACAATTTCTTTGCCTTCAAAAATCTTACAACCAAATGAATATTTGACTTTAGCGAGTACGACAGCAGCCACAGAATTTAGAAATCAAGGCATTGAAGTGTTGGGAGTAACCTCTTTCCCAAGCTTGGGGAATGAAGGCGAACCTCTAATTTTAATAAATACAAACAATGAAACAGTCTTTGAAATTTCTTATGAAAAGGATTGGCACGAGGATAATGAGAAAGCAGACGGAGGTTATTCTCTTGAAATGATTGATGTAAATAATCCGTGTGGAGAAGCAAATAACTGGACTTCTTCAAGCGACCCACGAGGAGGAACACCAAGTGAGCAAAATTCCGTTTTTGGAGCAAATCCAGATTTGCAAAGTCCACAAGTTACTAACTTACAAGTCGTGAATAATCAAACTTTAGTAGTGGTTTTTAATGAAAAAATTGATTTACTTTCGGCTGCTTTAGTTTCAAATTATGTTATTTCTCCTTCTATTCAGATTGATAGCATTGAAATTATCACTTCAAAATCTGTTCGAATAAAATTACAGAACGCACTTCAAACGGCTACTTTGTATGAGCTTTTGATAAATGGAATTACGGATTGTTCTGGCAATGAAGTTTCGAATCTTCGTTTGCCTTTCGGACAGGGAACAACACCACAATTTGGGCAGCTTTTGATTACCGAAATTATGGCTGACCCTGCGCCAGTTGTCGGATTGCCTGAAAGCGAGTATTTAGAACTGACCAATACCACCGACCAAATTTTGAGTATCAATGGCGTTACGCTGACAGATGCGACAGGAACATCGACACTACCCGTCTTTCAATTATTACCAAACGAAAGAGTTATTTTGTGTCCAACCAGTTCGGTAACGGCTTTTTCAAGGTTTGGAAAAACAATCGGAATGAGCAGTTTCAGAACGCTTGATAATGGTGGTGAAAGATTGATTTTGAGAAATAATCAAGGAGAATTACTTTTTGAAATTACCTATGATGATGCTTGGCATTCTGATAATGACAAAAGAGATGGTGGTTATTCTTTAGAAATGATTGATGTTTCTAGTTTTTGTTTGGAAAGAGAAAACTGGACTTCTTCGGTTTCTAATTTGGGAGGAACACCAGCACAACAAAATTCGGTTGCAGGAACAAGTGGCGATAATATTGCGCCAAAAATAGTGAGAGCAGAAGCCATAAATCCGACAACAATTAGAATTGTTTTCGATGAAAAACTGGATAGTTTACAAGCCGTTCAGTCAAGAATTAGTATTCAAAATAGCAATGTTACGATTACAGAAAAGTCATTAGACGAAACTAGAAAAATCTTGACGCTTTCACTTTCTGATAATTTAGATTTCAGAACCGTTTATACGTTAGAAGTCGAAGCTATTACAGACTGTGCAGGAAATTTGATTGCTCAAAACACAACTACAGAAGTAATCTTGCCAGAAGAAGCTGAAATAGGAGATATTATTTTGAATGAAATTTTGTTTAATCCACCAACCAACGGAACTGATTTTGTAGAGCTTTTCAATAATTCAGATAAATATATTAACCTACAAAACTTTAGCCTTGCCAATCTAAATACCGACGGAACGATACGCACACAATACGCAAT harbors:
- a CDS encoding TetR/AcrR family transcriptional regulator, which codes for MNKSWLPWIEIGYTTFAYQGMEELKIERLAKKVGKNKSSFYHHFADMEIFISQLLKYHIEQSKILAIKEGNCISKEELIDILVEHKTDLLFNRQLRIHRQKKEFEDCFVKTNEITLPNFLNLWSEILGLTGNTDLSKMMLNLSLENFYLQITEKTLNHTWLNNYFKELQRLTKEFKRTSQINLPILNGSV
- the porU gene encoding type IX secretion system sortase PorU; protein product: MNLHTSKYIQYSFSVVLTFFFISTSFAQNSVLSDGQILKLKIEEKGVHKITFQDLQTAGLNPSSINPNNIQIFGNGGGMLPQANSALRISDLKENPIFIELENDNTFGTGDYILFYAQAADVHTYDAQANDALKFSFEKNLYDDFNYYYLKVGNQTGKRIQTAESLSGGTKITTYNEIAHHELDEVNIIGDLANSGGGGSGRMWFGERFDFVVEETIDFESEGLVTSRPVLLRASATAYSSRASDYSFSVAGQEFGKLPIAASQISTYSKKGDINTATFSSNISSSVASLPVKVTYNKTDNTAFGNLDFLTLEFTRTLSFYKQNTHFRSIASSQNEIASFEFAQKPASMRVWSINNLFDIQEIPVSSSNPNAFTVRTNRSLQELVAFDINAELPAPVEITALTNQNLHGLSTPDFLIITHTDFLDAAQKLAAFHSENDDMEVLVITVNQIWNEFSSGKQDVSAIRDFVRFLYKNQNDKLKYLLLFGDTSYDYKDRVQANNNFVPVYQSRQSLEPVETFSSEDFYGLLEDNEGEWAETFQVQREDLDIGIGRIPVRNASQANLVVDKIIGYSLPQTLGKWRNKVVFVADDGDGNIHLRDSEQLIEIVEGYKGYQAEKLYVDAFPQISTSNGKFSPKVRESLNQNVNNGSLIVNYMGHGSEASLATEAVVDLASVSNWKNLNNLPMFVTATCEFGRYDNPQVFSVGERLMTNEDGGGIALVTTTRPVTASTNFILAKAFYNNVFKRLPNGEMPRLGDVIKATKNESLSKLNRNFTLLGDPALRLNYPKAEAIITEVRANGSVVESVKALDKVTLSGQIVNNNTLSSDFSGDLDITIYDKPAELRTYGDESQPTFYNDWQNVLYRGKVRINEGRFEITFVVSKDINYNLASGRVVMYAKHETQNRDANGFYGIQIGASNTNPPTDNAAPTAQIWIEDKTFVSGAKVPSNTTFLAEISDENGINLTGYGVGREITAVLDGEATQTFILNDYFEYDEGSYQKGTIAFPLQDLTVGKHTLTFTVWDNYSNPTTIEVDFYVENKPIEITKITPFPNPFWSSVDFDVTHTRTGDDIEVILVVYDVLGRAVRTIRQNYQDNNGSFTNISWNGRGNEGELVKNGMYICKIYIRSLQDNAVGTNTVKVVLNR